The Gloeocapsa sp. DLM2.Bin57 genome includes a region encoding these proteins:
- a CDS encoding endonuclease: MRLPINLIRTDGGTQARAKIHHPTVIEYAQAMQSGHHFPPLIIFFDGSTYWLVDGFHRLEASRLLKYSEIEVDLKLGDLRQAILYAVGANATHGLRRTRADKEHAVKLLLEDAEWGSWSDRAIGKHTVTSHVFVAKIRSLLTGNVSSQRTYTTRHGTEAIMDTANIGKWQKKEDDSESIKLSPELLEKLKRIQHKWNTESLEETLEKILDTHEPTKLVNVIETNIRTSENSNEQRALSESWQRWLGIDPGLGTVRWAIVEGDADNTDLPLLVNYGTIQTTPKETTSKRLSELEVDLLELLREFRPTHLALELPLMSDNMNLTRKINEAVGVIELVCYRELNLTSVHLYPSMWKAHIGYGRADNEEVTDTVSGLFNLGTVGKTRLDAVAISYAGFCGVKID; this comes from the coding sequence ATGCGACTACCAATAAATCTAATCCGTACCGATGGTGGTACTCAAGCTAGAGCTAAAATTCACCACCCCACGGTGATTGAATATGCACAAGCTATGCAGTCCGGGCATCATTTTCCCCCTTTAATTATCTTTTTTGATGGTAGTACTTATTGGTTAGTAGATGGGTTTCATCGTTTAGAAGCTTCTCGTCTGCTCAAATACTCAGAAATAGAAGTTGATTTGAAGTTAGGGGATTTAAGACAAGCTATTCTCTATGCTGTGGGAGCTAATGCTACTCATGGGTTAAGACGGACAAGAGCAGATAAAGAACACGCAGTTAAATTGTTATTGGAAGATGCTGAGTGGGGTTCTTGGAGCGATCGCGCCATTGGCAAACATACAGTAACAAGTCATGTTTTTGTGGCTAAAATTCGCTCATTATTAACTGGTAACGTTTCCAGTCAACGAACTTATACCACCAGACACGGCACAGAAGCCATCATGGATACCGCTAATATTGGTAAATGGCAAAAGAAGGAGGATGATTCTGAATCAATAAAACTATCTCCTGAGCTTTTAGAAAAATTAAAAAGAATTCAACACAAATGGAATACTGAAAGTTTAGAAGAGACTCTTGAGAAAATCTTAGATACTCATGAACCAACAAAATTAGTAAATGTAATCGAAACCAATATTAGAACATCTGAAAATAGCAACGAGCAGCGAGCGCTATCTGAGTCATGGCAAAGATGGCTAGGAATAGATCCAGGACTCGGCACAGTTAGGTGGGCAATAGTAGAAGGTGATGCGGATAATACTGATTTGCCTTTATTGGTAAACTATGGCACGATTCAAACAACTCCCAAAGAAACCACATCAAAGCGATTGTCTGAGTTAGAAGTGGATCTATTGGAATTGCTCAGAGAATTTAGACCAACTCATTTGGCTTTAGAACTACCTCTGATGAGTGACAATATGAATCTGACTCGTAAAATAAATGAAGCTGTGGGGGTGATTGAATTAGTTTGCTATAGAGAACTTAATCTCACAAGTGTTCATCTCTATCCCTCGATGTGGAAAGCCCACATCGGCTATGGACGTGCCGATAATGAAGAAGTTACTGATACCGTTTCGGGACTATTTAATTTAGGTACGGTAGGTAAAACCAGACTAGATGCCGTAGCGATTTCTTATGCTGGATTTTGTGGAGTTAAAATTGATTAA
- a CDS encoding DNA-binding protein → MAEATIEFEAKEYTNLLQSLKQEEYQVLVQGIKKIKQTLVDAPEEKKSLIEDLTKKRNYSRAEKIELEMNTLFYYFQRRRELLENSLTAPQVAKLLGTSRQTPHDRLKNKTLLAVRDNGVLLFPTWQFDPEGADGVIDGLPAVLKSLSIKSEFAKLNWFMCKNAVLDGLTPVAALKQGFKMRVIAEAKGIGGAIW, encoded by the coding sequence ATGGCAGAAGCAACAATTGAATTTGAAGCAAAAGAATACACAAATTTACTTCAAAGTTTAAAGCAAGAAGAGTATCAGGTTTTAGTACAGGGCATCAAAAAAATTAAGCAGACTTTAGTAGATGCACCGGAGGAAAAAAAAAGCTTGATAGAAGATTTAACGAAGAAGCGTAACTACTCAAGAGCCGAAAAAATTGAGTTGGAAATGAACACACTTTTTTATTATTTTCAACGTCGGCGAGAACTATTAGAAAATTCTTTGACAGCTCCTCAAGTTGCCAAACTGCTGGGGACTTCTAGACAAACTCCTCATGACCGATTGAAAAATAAAACTTTGTTAGCAGTACGCGATAATGGTGTACTTCTTTTTCCGACTTGGCAATTTGATCCAGAAGGAGCAGACGGTGTGATTGATGGTTTACCAGCAGTACTAAAAAGTCTATCGATAAAATCAGAATTTGCCAAACTAAACTGGTTTATGTGCAAAAATGCGGTTTTAGATGGGTTAACCCCAGTAGCTGCTTTAAAACAAGGATTTAAAATGAGGGTAATTGCAGAAGCTAAGGGTATAGGAGGTGCTATTTGGTAG
- a CDS encoding site-specific integrase, translated as MKSNKHIQESSSASTASTHPLQLPFPLPLTQHPAHVYLQQLRPRSVRTMKRCLDGISSLLTQGSCDHLTLNWGALRYQHTATVRAILCETYAPSTVNQMLCALRRVLQEAKKLKLISASDYEEAVAIDSVRENRELRGRALSESEIKALVKVCQQDNSKTGRRDEAMLAILLGTGLRRAEVVALDLKDFDPITGTLKVRSGKGGKDRTVYLPKNANQVLQQWLKYRGVKSGPFLYPISKGKRITRRRMTDQAVLYILQKRGEEAGIKVFSPHDCRRTFISNLLDAGVDLVTVSQLAGHASPITTARYDRRGEEAKRRAVELLNIPF; from the coding sequence ATGAAAAGCAACAAACATATCCAGGAGTCATCTTCAGCGTCAACCGCGTCAACTCATCCCCTACAATTACCATTTCCTCTTCCATTAACTCAACATCCAGCTCATGTTTATCTACAGCAGTTACGACCACGTTCTGTGAGGACAATGAAAAGGTGTTTAGATGGTATCTCAAGTTTATTAACTCAAGGAAGTTGTGACCATTTAACTCTCAATTGGGGGGCTTTACGTTATCAACATACAGCTACTGTAAGAGCTATATTGTGTGAAACCTATGCTCCTTCAACCGTTAATCAGATGTTGTGCGCTTTGCGAAGGGTGTTACAGGAAGCCAAAAAATTAAAGTTAATTTCGGCGAGTGATTATGAAGAGGCGGTGGCAATTGATAGTGTGCGAGAAAACCGAGAGTTAAGGGGTAGGGCTTTGAGTGAATCGGAGATTAAAGCTTTAGTCAAGGTATGTCAACAGGACAACAGCAAAACAGGGCGTAGAGATGAAGCGATGCTAGCCATTTTACTAGGTACGGGGTTACGCAGGGCGGAGGTAGTAGCTTTAGATTTAAAGGATTTTGACCCGATTACAGGTACATTAAAGGTAAGGAGTGGTAAAGGGGGGAAAGACAGAACGGTTTATTTACCTAAAAACGCTAATCAAGTATTACAACAGTGGTTAAAGTATCGAGGTGTAAAAAGTGGACCATTTTTATATCCTATTAGCAAGGGGAAACGAATAACCAGAAGAAGAATGACAGACCAAGCGGTATTGTATATTCTGCAAAAGAGGGGAGAGGAAGCGGGAATTAAAGTGTTTTCACCCCACGATTGCCGTCGTACTTTTATTAGTAATCTTTTAGATGCAGGGGTTGATTTGGTGACAGTTTCCCAATTAGCAGGTCACGCTTCACCGATTACAACAGCGAGGTACGATCGCCGGGGGGAAGAGGCGAAACGACGCGCTGTTGAGTTATTGAATATTCCTTTTTAG
- a CDS encoding nucleotidyltransferase domain-containing protein — MTFQEDPTRSQIITQVLEARKKKAEFLAQMRQRQQEGWKVARCCARILKEEFKVRRVVLFGSMLNHEEMSPQSDIDLAVWDLPEEDLWKAGAAIERGHDFSVDLVEVQKAKPHILKAIEKGREL, encoded by the coding sequence ATGACTTTTCAAGAAGATCCTACTCGCTCTCAAATAATCACACAGGTGTTAGAAGCGAGAAAAAAAAAAGCTGAATTTTTAGCTCAGATGCGCCAACGACAGCAGGAAGGGTGGAAAGTTGCCCGCTGTTGTGCACGAATTCTTAAAGAAGAATTTAAAGTGCGACGAGTTGTCTTATTTGGGTCGATGCTCAACCATGAAGAAATGTCTCCTCAATCTGATATTGATTTAGCCGTGTGGGATTTGCCAGAAGAAGACTTATGGAAGGCGGGGGCGGCAATAGAGAGAGGGCATGATTTTTCAGTGGATTTAGTGGAAGTTCAAAAAGCTAAACCTCATATTTTAAAAGCTATTGAGAAGGGTAGAGAACTTTGA
- a CDS encoding transposase, producing MFVLEFKARTPKPAQINSINEAIRTLQFVRNKVLRYWIDSKDNGKASLFRYNTALRKEYPFVEHLNSTACQVAVERVLIAVNKFFDNCKKKIKGRKGYPKFQKNNRSVEYKQSGWKLSEDKKKITFTDKKGIGTIILIGSRDLNYYQPEQIKRVRIIKRSDGYYIQFCINLDPRDTVKQLEPTKKTVGLDMGLKYFYADSNGEIVENPRFYREAEKRLKRLNRQKSKKFRQGKKQSHNYLKARNRYARKHLKVSRQREEFVKRVALRVVQSSDLIAYEDLKVKNMVKSKLAKSINDVAWTTFKRWLDYFGYKYGKATIAVPPHNTSQDCSNCGKKVQKSLSTRTHKCPHCGYEADRDVNAAINILKKGLSTLGRREAFKAWGDDTATLIEAILSEQVASMNQESPHF from the coding sequence ATGTTTGTTCTCGAATTTAAAGCTAGAACCCCTAAACCTGCTCAAATCAATTCTATCAATGAAGCAATTCGCACTCTCCAATTCGTGCGCAATAAGGTGCTTCGTTATTGGATTGATAGCAAAGATAATGGAAAAGCCTCTTTATTCCGATACAACACAGCATTAAGAAAAGAATATCCCTTTGTAGAACATCTCAATTCTACCGCATGTCAGGTAGCAGTTGAAAGAGTTTTAATTGCCGTTAATAAATTTTTTGATAACTGTAAGAAAAAGATAAAAGGGAGAAAAGGTTATCCTAAATTCCAGAAAAATAACCGTTCGGTTGAATATAAACAGTCAGGTTGGAAACTATCAGAAGATAAAAAGAAAATAACTTTCACCGATAAAAAAGGTATAGGTACTATTATATTAATTGGTTCTCGGGACTTAAACTATTATCAACCAGAACAAATAAAAAGAGTACGTATAATTAAAAGAAGTGATGGTTATTATATACAATTCTGCATTAATTTAGACCCAAGAGACACAGTTAAACAGTTAGAACCAACTAAAAAGACTGTAGGTCTGGATATGGGTTTAAAGTATTTTTATGCAGATTCAAATGGAGAGATAGTAGAAAACCCAAGGTTTTATAGAGAAGCCGAAAAGAGATTAAAGAGACTAAATAGACAGAAATCTAAAAAGTTTCGTCAAGGAAAAAAACAATCCCATAACTACTTAAAAGCTAGAAATCGATATGCTCGTAAACATTTAAAAGTAAGTAGGCAGCGAGAAGAGTTTGTCAAGAGAGTGGCACTCCGTGTAGTTCAGTCTAGCGACTTGATAGCCTATGAAGATTTAAAAGTTAAGAACATGGTTAAATCTAAACTAGCCAAGAGTATAAATGATGTAGCATGGACAACCTTTAAAAGATGGTTAGATTATTTTGGCTATAAATATGGGAAGGCAACAATCGCAGTACCTCCCCATAATACTAGTCAAGATTGTTCTAACTGTGGGAAAAAGGTACAGAAATCTTTATCTACTCGTACTCATAAATGTCCACATTGTGGCTATGAAGCAGATAGAGATGTCAATGCTGCAATAAATATATTGAAAAAGGGATTAAGTACCCTGGGGCGCAGGGAAGCTTTTAAAGCTTGGGGAGATGATACCGCTACTTTGATTGAAGCAATTCTGTCTGAGCAAGTAGCATCTATGAACCAAGAATCACCGCACTTTTAG
- a CDS encoding type II toxin-antitoxin system PemK/MazF family toxin codes for MKRGEIYYAQLNPTLGSEMGKRRPVLIISNDINNRVSSTITILPITSNTSSIYPFEVMLQPADSGLPKLSKVQAQQIRTISKQRIETNVVGCLREELMKDIEAALKLHLAL; via the coding sequence ATGAAACGTGGTGAAATTTATTACGCTCAACTTAATCCTACATTGGGGTCTGAAATGGGTAAGCGCCGTCCTGTTTTAATTATTAGTAATGATATTAATAATCGTGTTAGTTCGACAATAACGATTTTGCCGATTACTTCCAATACTTCTTCTATTTATCCTTTTGAGGTTATGCTTCAGCCCGCTGATAGTGGTTTGCCAAAATTGTCTAAAGTGCAAGCGCAACAAATACGTACCATCAGTAAGCAGCGGATTGAGACTAATGTTGTGGGTTGTTTAAGGGAAGAATTAATGAAGGATATAGAGGCGGCTTTAAAACTACATCTCGCTTTGTAG
- a CDS encoding CopG family transcriptional regulator, translating to MQSQKLSISIPLDLMRFIEHYQTTNKCKSRSHVIEKALILLQEKELELAYRQADAEVDTEWDITIADGLTDETW from the coding sequence ATGCAGTCACAGAAATTATCGATTTCTATACCATTAGACCTGATGAGATTTATTGAGCATTATCAAACAACAAATAAATGTAAGTCTCGTTCTCATGTCATTGAAAAGGCACTAATCTTATTACAAGAAAAAGAACTTGAACTTGCTTACAGACAGGCTGATGCTGAGGTTGATACAGAGTGGGATATAACCATTGCCGATGGACTTACCGATGAAACGTGGTGA
- a CDS encoding four helix bundle protein: MSYREQFIWQRGIQLSINCYHLTEKFPKSELYGLTSQIRRASVSVPSNIAEGYGRKTKNEYIQFLHLALGSLRELDTQLIIAKEVKLADIKLFQPILEEVDRMQAILVSTIQKLKS; the protein is encoded by the coding sequence ATGAGTTATCGAGAACAATTTATCTGGCAACGTGGCATTCAACTTTCTATCAACTGCTACCATTTAACAGAAAAATTCCCCAAGTCGGAATTATATGGATTAACAAGTCAAATTAGACGGGCTTCTGTTTCTGTACCCTCTAATATAGCAGAAGGTTACGGAAGAAAAACTAAAAACGAATATATTCAATTTTTACATCTGGCTTTAGGTTCTTTAAGAGAACTAGATACACAACTAATTATAGCTAAAGAGGTAAAACTAGCTGATATTAAACTATTTCAACCAATTTTAGAAGAAGTAGATAGAATGCAAGCTATTTTAGTATCTACTATTCAAAAATTAAAGTCATGA
- a CDS encoding IS4 family transposase, whose product MELGQVFERFSQETPVSVMVRGLMEKILSPQKLDQLFENYRQNQYTKELMFSTIVEMMSLVICGIYPSIHSVYQAKSKEINVSVTSIYNKLNATDPILSAQLVRETAQEMEATIRYLQGTLPDSIPGHRIKILDGNTLGATEHRLKPLRSCNSAPLPGQSLVVLDPSLMLAIDVFPCEDGHAQERSLLPDVIKTVEEDDVWIADRNFCTLNFLEEIASRSAFFVIREHKCLPKQTRETFRYIGTVEEGKVFEQTISISDEGGYLSQIRRIKLILSEPTRDGAQEIFILTNLSSNQANPLLVAKLYRKRWTIETLFQILTVTFNCEIKTLGYPKAALLAFCLALVAYNLISVVLAALRAVHGTEIVQKEVSSYYLALEISGTYRGMMIAIPPTQWKFFGQLNFLELTNYLRDLAKKVNLKTFQRHARGPKKIRSKMKRVRPKKKPHVSTNKILTQNMLKKPTP is encoded by the coding sequence ATTGAGTTAGGGCAAGTATTTGAACGATTTTCACAAGAAACACCCGTTTCAGTTATGGTTCGTGGATTGATGGAAAAAATCCTCTCACCTCAAAAACTTGATCAATTGTTTGAAAATTACCGTCAAAACCAATACACAAAAGAATTAATGTTTTCTACCATAGTAGAAATGATGAGTTTAGTAATTTGTGGTATTTATCCTTCAATTCACTCAGTTTATCAAGCCAAATCAAAAGAAATCAATGTTTCTGTGACTTCTATTTATAATAAGCTCAATGCTACAGATCCTATTTTAAGTGCACAACTTGTAAGAGAAACAGCTCAGGAAATGGAAGCAACCATTCGATATCTTCAAGGTACTTTGCCAGACTCGATACCAGGGCACAGAATCAAAATCTTAGATGGTAACACACTTGGTGCAACAGAACATCGTTTAAAACCATTACGTTCCTGTAATAGCGCGCCATTACCTGGTCAATCTTTAGTAGTATTAGACCCAAGTTTAATGTTGGCAATAGATGTGTTTCCTTGTGAAGATGGTCATGCTCAAGAACGTTCCTTACTACCTGATGTTATTAAAACTGTAGAGGAAGATGATGTATGGATAGCAGACCGAAATTTTTGTACTTTAAACTTTTTAGAAGAAATTGCTTCTAGATCTGCTTTTTTTGTCATTAGAGAACACAAATGTCTTCCTAAACAAACTAGAGAGACTTTTCGTTATATTGGCACAGTAGAAGAAGGGAAAGTTTTTGAACAAACTATTAGTATTAGTGATGAAGGTGGTTACCTATCTCAAATTCGTAGAATTAAATTAATTTTGTCAGAACCAACTCGTGATGGTGCTCAAGAAATATTTATTCTCACCAACTTATCTAGCAATCAAGCTAATCCTCTTTTAGTTGCCAAGTTATATCGTAAAAGATGGACTATTGAAACTTTATTTCAAATCTTAACAGTTACTTTTAACTGTGAGATTAAAACTTTAGGTTATCCAAAAGCTGCACTCTTGGCTTTTTGTCTAGCTTTAGTTGCCTACAATCTTATTTCAGTTGTTCTAGCTGCTCTTAGAGCAGTTCATGGCACAGAAATAGTTCAAAAAGAAGTTTCTAGTTACTATCTTGCTTTAGAAATTAGTGGAACTTACAGAGGAATGATGATTGCTATTCCTCCTACTCAATGGAAATTTTTTGGTCAACTCAACTTTTTGGAATTAACTAATTACCTTCGTGATTTAGCTAAAAAAGTTAATCTGAAAACTTTTCAACGCCATGCAAGAGGTCCTAAAAAGATTCGTTCTAAGATGAAACGAGTACGACCCAAAAAGAAACCTCATGTGTCCACTAATAAAATATTAACCCAAAATATGCTCAAAAAACCAACACCTTGA
- a CDS encoding type II toxin-antitoxin system VapC family toxin, with protein sequence MYLLDTNICIAILKGKINAVDNFSSLYQQSYLSTLILGELYKGVYCSTKVTENLATLNHFVSQLPLVVFDEKAALEFGKIQGELRKIGKPTGHLDALIAGVARSRNDILVTDNTRHFENIANLHLNNWLDS encoded by the coding sequence ATGTATTTATTAGATACTAATATATGTATAGCTATTCTTAAAGGCAAAATAAATGCTGTTGATAATTTTAGCTCTTTATATCAACAATCTTATTTATCAACTTTAATATTAGGAGAATTATATAAAGGAGTTTATTGTTCAACTAAAGTTACGGAAAATTTAGCAACTCTCAACCATTTTGTCAGTCAATTACCGCTAGTTGTTTTTGATGAAAAAGCGGCTCTCGAATTCGGTAAAATTCAGGGAGAGTTAAGAAAAATTGGTAAACCAACAGGGCATTTAGACGCTTTAATTGCTGGTGTGGCTCGTTCTCGTAATGATATTTTAGTGACTGATAATACTCGTCACTTTGAGAATATTGCTAACCTCCATTTAAATAATTGGCTAGATAGTTAA
- a CDS encoding 3'-5' exonuclease: MDLTEQIRNRDLRRLAEYLLAIKLAPQDYLILDTETTGLGNCEIIELALIDLTGRALFNERIKPINHPIDPKAQEVHGITLEDVQDCRDFLEVWDQVFKLIKGKTLGPALSRCWFFEHILG, translated from the coding sequence ATGGATTTAACAGAACAGATTAGAAATAGAGACTTAAGAAGGTTAGCTGAATATTTACTAGCAATTAAACTAGCTCCTCAAGACTACTTAATACTAGATACTGAGACAACAGGGCTAGGCAATTGTGAGATTATCGAGTTGGCTTTAATAGACTTAACAGGACGAGCGCTTTTCAATGAGAGAATCAAACCAATCAACCACCCTATAGATCCAAAAGCTCAAGAAGTACATGGCATAACTTTAGAAGACGTCCAGGACTGTAGAGACTTCTTAGAGGTATGGGATCAGGTATTTAAACTCATTAAAGGTAAGACTCTAGGACCAGCCCTTTCAAGGTGTTGGTTTTTTGAGCATATTTTGGGTTAA